A window of the Lepus europaeus isolate LE1 chromosome 5, mLepTim1.pri, whole genome shotgun sequence genome harbors these coding sequences:
- the LOC133760363 gene encoding E3 ubiquitin-protein ligase Midline-1-like translates to MAAAGPAPSPGCVLCQFCELDPAREAAKTCVTCAVSYCAPCLRATHPNKWPFTGHRLAEPMPDAHLRGLQCPEHEDERVSLYCAADDQLICALCKLVGRHRDHQVAALSERYDKWKQTLETNLAHLVKRNAELEVQLGKLMQTCQLVEVHAARQEARLGEECDLLVAVVQQRREAIGAKIREGKAVRLRKLAQQIASCKQCVERSAALIAQAELSLKEADHARFLQTAKSITERVSMATASSQVLLPEINVSDAFDSFALDFSREKKLLESLDYLTAPGPPALREELCTASHDTITVHWASDDEFSVGSYELRYSVLTGPANVASLCSSADSWMIVPNIRQNHYTVHGLQSGTRYVFLVRAINQAGSRSSEPGRLKTNSQPFKLDPKSAHRKLKVSHDNLTVERDEASSKKSHAPERFSGQGSYGVAGNVFIDSGRHYWEVVLGGSTWFAVGLAYKSAPRHEWVGKNAVSWALCRCHNAWVARHDGKEVALEPAPHPRRVGVLLDYDGGCLAFYDALSALRLHAFDAAFAQPVCPTFAVWNKCLTVITGLPVPDHLDGTEPLP, encoded by the coding sequence ATGGCCGccgcgggccccgccccctccccgggctgcGTCCTCTGCCAGTTCTGCGAGCTGGACCCTGCCCGTGAGGCCGCCAAGACGTGCGTGACGTGCGCCGTGTCCTACTGCGCGCCCTGCCTGCGCGCCACGCACCCCAACAAGTGGCCGTTCACGGGGCACCGGCTGGCCGAGCCCATGCCGGACGCGCACCTGCGTGGGCTGCAGTGCCCGGAGCACGAGGACGAGCGGGTCAGCCTGTACTGTGCGGCCGACGACCAGCTCATCTGCGCGCTCTGCAAGCTCGTGGGCCGGCACCGCGACCACCAGGTGGCGGCGCTGAGCGAGCGCTACGACAAATGGAAGCAGACGCTCGAGACCAACCTGGCCCACCTGGTCAAGCGGAACGCGGAGCTGGAGGTGCAGCTGGGCAAGCTGATGCAGACCTGCCAGCTCGTGGAGGTGCACGCCGCGCGGCAGGAGGCCCGGCTGGGCGAGGAGTGCGACCTCCTGGTGGCCGTCGTGCAGCAGCGGCGCGAGGCCATCGGGGCCAAGATCCGCGAGGGCAAGGCCGTGCGGCTGCGGAAGCTGGCCCAGCAGATCGCCAGCTGCAAGCAGTGCGTGGAGCGCTCGGCCGCCCTCATCGCGCAGGCCGAGCTGTCGCTCAAGGAGGCCGACCACGCGCGCTTCCTGCAGACGGCCAAGAGCATCACCGAGAGGGTCTCCATGGCGACCGCCTCCTCCCAGGTGCTGCTGCCCGAGATCAACGTCAGCGACGCCTTCGACAGCTTCGCCCTGGACTTCTCCCGGGAGAAGAAGCTGCTGGAGTCTCTCGACTACCTCACGGCGCCCGGGCCGCCCGCGCTCCGCGAGGAGCTGTGCACGGCCTCCCACGACACCATCACCGTGCACTGGGCCTCGGACGACGAGTTCAGCGTGGGCTCCTACGAGCTGCGGTACTCGGTGCTCACCGGCCCGGCCAACGTGGCCAGCCTGTGCAGCTCGGCCGACAGCTGGATGATCGTGCCCAACATCCGGCAGAACCACTACACCGTGCACGGGCTGCAGAGCGGCACCCGCTACGTCTTCCTGGTCAGGGCCATCAACCAGGCCGGCAGCCGGAGCAGCGAGCCCGGGCGGCTCAAGACCAACAGCCAGCCGTTCAAGCTGGACCCCAAGTCCGCGCACCGCAAGCTGAAGGTCTCGCACGACAACCTGACGGTGGAGCGCGACGAGGCCTCGTCCAAGAAGAGCCATGCGCCCGAGCGCTTCTCCGGCCAGGGCAGCTACGGCGTGGCCGGGAACGTGTTCATCGACAGCGGCCGGCACTACTGGGAGGTGGTGCTGGGCGGCAGCACCTGGTTCGCCGTGGGCCTCGCCTACAAGTCCGCGCCCCGGCACGAGTGGGTCGGCAAGAACGCCGTGTCCTGGGCCCTGTGCCGCTGCCACAACGCCTGGGTGGCCCGGCACGACGGCAAGGAGGTGGCGCTGGAGCCGGCGCCGCACCCGCGCCGCGTGGGCGTCCTGCTGGACTACGACGGCGGCTGCCTGGCCTTCTATGACGCCCTGAGCGCCCTGCGCCTGCACGCCTTCGACGCCGCCTTCGCCCAGCCCGTGTGCCCCACCTTCGCCGTCTGGAACAAGTGCCTGACGGTCATCACCGGGCTGCCGGTCCCCGACCACCTGGACGGCACGGAGCCGCTGCCCTGA